Proteins co-encoded in one Stomoxys calcitrans chromosome 5, idStoCalc2.1, whole genome shotgun sequence genomic window:
- the LOC131997904 gene encoding uncharacterized protein LOC131997904, producing MEKKIVKKSTPQQLQELVKAMMEDSDLAKGIPVFGGSKYTVDEKWKTITTKLNMHGPPMRTTAEWRKTWADLKSRTKKKLMDNKKSLEATGGGEYAFCALTELEEMVDRAISATRSAVPTGAKYGFCSQQPIMVEEDIVECFTPYVASPPRSNKDVAVNTPKRNGVPDCSKKNYQVVPTNYSLHTSGMATTITDTTAPSSTPAATTVPYSTARPSTAPFSTAPSNAAPSSAAPSRTASYSTAPFSTASFSTAPSNTVPSSTAPSNSAAATMAKKRRMDDDNDVELVMVDDNEVVVMLIITMIFMAIIKIMK from the exons atggaaaagaaaat CGTAAAAAAATCTACACCCCAGCAGCTACAAGAGCTGGTCAAAGCCATGATGGAGGATTCGGATTTGGCCAAGGGTATTCCAGTATTTGGAGGGTCCAAATATACAGTGGATGAGAAGTGGAAAACCATTACCACAAAATTAAACATGCATGGCCCTCCTATGCGTACCACAGCCGAGTGGAGAAAG acTTGGGCGGACTTAAAATCGCGCACCAAAAAGAAACTGATGGATAATAAAAAGAGCTTGGAAGCTACAGGTGGTGGCGAATATGCTTTCTGTGCCCTAACAGAATTGGAGGAGATGGTAGACCGTGCTATATCAGCCACTAGATCTGCGGTTCCGACCGGTGCTAAGTACGGCTTTTGTTCTCAACAACCCATAATGGTTGAAGAAGACATTGTAGAGTGCTTCACACCTTATGTAGCGTCACCGCCGCGTAGCAACAAAGATGTGGCTGTAAATACGCCAAAAAGAAACGGGGTACCTGATtgtagtaaaaaaaattatcaggtTGTGCCCACAAACTACAGTTTACACACAAGCGGAATGGCTACCACTATTACAGATACCACCGCCCCATCTAGCACCCCCGCAGCTACCACCGTCCCATATAGCACCGCACGACCTAGTACCGCCCCATTCAGTACCGCCCCATCCAACGCCGCCCCATCCAGCGCCGCCCCATCCAGAACCGCCTCATATAGCACCGCCCCATTTAGCACCGCCTCATTTAGCACCGCACCATCTAACACCGTCCCATCTAGCACTGCCCCATCTAACAGTGCCGCTGCTACTATGGCGAAGAAGCGGAGAATGGA TGATGATAATGACGTTGAGTTGGTTATGGTTGATGATAATGAAGTTGTGGTGATGCTGATAATAACGATGATTTTTATGGcaataattaaaataatgaaatga